One segment of Thermosynechococcus sp. HN-54 DNA contains the following:
- a CDS encoding CGLD27 family protein gives MSQILCPVPADQRPINEYRDLKASWFFEWSSWPRPRFQRRLLLLWGMAWLVSGPVAIASFSLKEAPIQTFLAGALGANFLLLLILLRLVLGWAYVGDRLQRPTVVYEETGWYDGQEWQKPEAELAQDRLIYTYELRPILQRLQMTLLALVIFSLGLALSWALL, from the coding sequence CTCAGATTCTCTGTCCTGTCCCGGCAGATCAACGACCGATCAACGAATATCGTGACCTCAAAGCCTCTTGGTTTTTTGAATGGTCGAGTTGGCCGCGTCCGCGTTTTCAACGGCGTTTGCTACTGCTGTGGGGGATGGCTTGGCTGGTCAGTGGACCGGTGGCGATCGCCAGCTTTTCTCTGAAAGAGGCACCCATTCAGACGTTCTTGGCCGGTGCCCTAGGCGCCAATTTCCTGCTGTTACTCATTCTCCTGCGCCTTGTGTTGGGTTGGGCCTACGTCGGCGATCGCCTGCAACGTCCCACCGTGGTCTATGAAGAAACGGGCTGGTATGACGGTCAAGAGTGGCAAAAACCCGAAGCTGAATTGGCCCAAGATCGCCTGATCTATACCTACGAGTTGCGCCCGATTTTGCAACGGTTACAGATGACCCTTTTGGCGCTTGTGATCTTTTCGTTGGGACTGGCCCTTTCTTGGGCACTCCTGTAG
- a CDS encoding asparaginase gives MSKRTQAPALDICLLREGIVESRHHAHAVVCDVRGRILALAGNAETAAFIRSALKPFQALAVTTTGTMERFDLSDRDLAIICSSHQGRIEQVRQVFNILWRADVDPTALQCPVPPGRQGALQHNCSGKHAGMLAVCQQRNWPLASYLHKNHPVQTLILSKVAELLKMPAAEFICAHDDCGAPTYLMQLVQMATLYGQLASGNDWAMERVVRAMTHHPDFVAGPGAFDSELMRLTEGEILSKSGAEGIQCVGRVGEGMGLAIKVSDGAKRAKYAVAIQLLKQLGWITPSVAEALGEQFLIPNQFTRLEVNGELTFA, from the coding sequence ATGTCCAAACGCACCCAAGCCCCTGCCCTCGATATTTGCTTACTGCGGGAAGGGATTGTTGAGTCGCGCCATCATGCCCATGCCGTTGTCTGTGATGTCCGAGGTCGAATTCTTGCCCTTGCGGGAAATGCTGAAACCGCTGCGTTTATTCGCTCTGCCCTCAAGCCCTTTCAAGCCTTGGCAGTGACCACCACGGGAACGATGGAGCGGTTTGATTTGAGCGATCGCGACCTTGCGATTATCTGTAGCTCTCACCAAGGCCGTATTGAGCAAGTCCGCCAAGTCTTTAACATCCTCTGGCGTGCCGATGTGGATCCCACCGCTTTGCAATGTCCCGTTCCCCCCGGCCGTCAAGGGGCACTTCAGCACAACTGTTCGGGTAAACACGCGGGAATGCTGGCGGTTTGTCAACAGCGCAATTGGCCATTGGCAAGTTATCTCCACAAAAATCACCCCGTCCAGACCTTAATCCTCTCGAAGGTGGCGGAACTGCTGAAGATGCCAGCGGCCGAGTTTATCTGTGCCCACGACGACTGTGGGGCGCCCACGTACTTGATGCAACTGGTGCAGATGGCTACCCTTTACGGCCAACTGGCCTCGGGCAATGACTGGGCAATGGAGCGCGTCGTTCGTGCCATGACCCATCACCCTGATTTTGTTGCCGGTCCTGGTGCCTTTGATAGCGAGCTGATGCGCCTTACGGAGGGGGAAATCCTCAGTAAGTCCGGGGCTGAGGGGATTCAGTGTGTAGGTCGTGTCGGTGAAGGGATGGGATTGGCAATTAAAGTCAGTGATGGTGCTAAGCGTGCTAAATATGCCGTTGCCATTCAACTATTGAAGCAACTGGGCTGGATTACTCCCAGTGTGGCGGAAGCCTTGGGAGAGCAGTTTCTGATTCCCAACCAATTTACCCGTCTCGAGGTGAATGGTGAACTGACCTTTGCCTAG
- the mtnA gene encoding S-methyl-5-thioribose-1-phosphate isomerase: MAVTANIGIGTIFPVVWAGDRVQLIDQTRLPEQYELRDITTAAEMATAIRTMIVRGAPAIGVAAAFGMVLGAREYRGSDREGFLAHLEKVASELRQTRPTAVNLFWAIDRMLAAAQQPTATVEELQNHLLETAQTIAREDVQTCQAIGANGLHVLPKTPEKLRLLTHCNAGALATAGYGTALGVVRAAWAAGRLERVYADETRPRLQGAKLTAWECVQEGIPVTVLADTMAAHCMQRGMIDAVVVGADRIALNGDTANKIGTYSVALAAKAHNIPFFVAAPLSTIDTKIATGAEIPIEERHPQEIYQVGFSRITPAGVDFYNPAFDVTPAHLISGIITELGVFAPADLARGIGAAG; encoded by the coding sequence GTGGCTGTTACGGCAAATATTGGTATTGGAACGATCTTTCCCGTGGTGTGGGCGGGCGATCGCGTGCAATTAATTGATCAAACCCGCTTGCCAGAGCAGTATGAACTTAGGGACATCACCACCGCAGCAGAGATGGCCACCGCCATTCGGACGATGATTGTACGGGGTGCACCAGCGATTGGTGTAGCAGCAGCTTTTGGTATGGTTTTAGGGGCACGGGAATACAGGGGGAGCGATCGCGAGGGGTTCTTGGCACACCTTGAAAAGGTTGCCTCAGAATTGCGGCAAACCCGCCCAACAGCCGTGAATTTATTTTGGGCCATCGATCGCATGCTAGCAGCAGCCCAACAGCCCACAGCCACTGTTGAGGAACTCCAGAACCACCTTCTAGAAACCGCCCAAACCATTGCCCGTGAAGATGTGCAAACCTGTCAAGCCATTGGTGCAAATGGTCTTCATGTCCTGCCGAAAACCCCTGAGAAATTACGCCTGCTTACCCACTGCAATGCCGGGGCCCTAGCAACGGCGGGCTATGGCACTGCCCTAGGAGTGGTGCGTGCGGCTTGGGCAGCGGGTCGCTTAGAGCGGGTCTATGCCGATGAAACCCGTCCCCGCCTTCAAGGGGCTAAGTTAACCGCTTGGGAATGTGTCCAAGAGGGCATTCCCGTCACCGTGCTTGCCGATACGATGGCGGCGCACTGTATGCAGCGGGGGATGATTGATGCGGTGGTGGTGGGTGCCGATCGCATTGCCCTGAATGGCGATACCGCCAACAAAATCGGTACCTACAGCGTTGCCCTAGCCGCCAAAGCCCACAACATTCCCTTCTTTGTCGCCGCACCCCTTTCAACAATTGACACCAAAATTGCCACTGGAGCGGAAATTCCCATTGAGGAGCGACACCCCCAAGAAATTTATCAGGTGGGGTTTAGCCGCATTACCCCTGCTGGGGTAGATTTTTACAATCCTGCCTTTGATGTTACCCCTGCCCATTTAATTAGTGGCATTATCACAGAGCTAGGGGTTTTTGCTCCCGCTGACCTCGCACGGGGTATTGGCGCAGCAGGTTAA
- a CDS encoding stage II sporulation protein M — MNVERWLIRQEPQWLELEQLLNRAETEGIQRLSAAEICRLSQLYRLVSADLARAKTRRLGSSIVNYLQGLTLRSYSQVYQGQRSQDWRKVWWFFQGGFPAVVQQTWVYTAFALGVFLVAAAIAWWYAWRDRPFLELLVPADILSLVEEEGKLWMGSIVGVEPLASSAIMTNNLSVAFAMLAGGILGGLGTLYILWNNGLHIGAIAALVAQNNLEYPFWAFVSPHGALELPAIFLAGAAGLLLGQAILLPGRYPRFRALKRNGALAAQLMFGIVPLLVIAGIIEGFWSPNPLIPNSVKYLSGLGLFAALGFYLAWPLERSPTGEGK; from the coding sequence ATGAATGTTGAACGCTGGCTGATCCGCCAAGAGCCACAATGGCTAGAGCTGGAGCAACTCCTCAACCGTGCGGAGACGGAGGGGATTCAGAGGTTATCCGCCGCTGAAATTTGCCGCCTCAGTCAGTTGTACCGCCTTGTCAGTGCCGATTTAGCACGGGCAAAAACGCGCCGCTTGGGCAGCAGCATCGTCAACTATTTGCAGGGTCTCACCTTGCGGAGCTACAGCCAAGTCTATCAGGGTCAGCGCTCCCAAGATTGGCGCAAGGTCTGGTGGTTTTTCCAGGGGGGTTTCCCGGCAGTTGTCCAGCAAACATGGGTCTATACGGCCTTTGCTTTGGGGGTGTTTCTGGTGGCGGCTGCGATTGCTTGGTGGTATGCTTGGCGCGATCGCCCGTTTTTGGAACTGCTGGTGCCCGCAGACATCCTTTCCCTTGTGGAAGAGGAGGGCAAGCTATGGATGGGATCGATCGTGGGGGTTGAACCCTTGGCCTCTAGTGCCATTATGACCAATAACCTGAGTGTTGCCTTTGCAATGTTAGCGGGAGGCATTCTTGGGGGACTAGGAACGCTTTATATCCTCTGGAACAACGGTCTGCACATCGGAGCAATCGCTGCCCTTGTGGCGCAAAACAACCTAGAGTATCCCTTTTGGGCCTTTGTCAGTCCCCATGGTGCTTTGGAGTTGCCCGCCATTTTTCTAGCCGGTGCTGCGGGTCTATTGCTGGGGCAGGCGATTCTCTTGCCGGGGCGATACCCCCGCTTTAGGGCTTTGAAACGCAATGGTGCCTTAGCCGCGCAACTGATGTTTGGGATTGTCCCGCTCTTGGTGATTGCGGGTATTATTGAGGGGTTTTGGTCGCCCAATCCGTTAATTCCCAACAGTGTGAAGTATCTTTCTGGTCTAGGCTTGTTTGCTGCTTTAGGGTTTTATTTGGCTTGGCCTCTAGAGCGATCGCCCACGGGTGAGGGAAAATAG
- the ilvD gene encoding dihydroxy-acid dehydratase produces MAENWRSRIITEGIQRTPNRAMLRAVGFRDEDFNKPIVGVASAHSTITPCNMGIAALASRAEAGIRAAGGMPQLFGTITVSDGISMGTEGMKYSLVSRDVIADSIETACNAQSMDGVLAIGGCDKNMPGAMIAMARMNIPAIFVYGGTIKPGHWQGQDLTVVSAFEAVGQFSAGKMDEATLHAIEHHACPGAGSCGGMFTANTMSSAFEAMGMSLMYSSTMTAEDAEKADNTELAGKVLVEAIRKNIRPRDIITRKSIENALSVIMAIGGSTNAVLHFLAIAHSAEVPLTIDDFETIRQRVPVLCDLKPSGKYVTADLHQAGGIPQVMKILLNAGLLHGDCLTITGETIAERLRDVPDTPDPKQDVIRPFDQPLYATGHLTILKGNLASEGAVAKISGVKNPQITGPARVFDSEEACLDAILAGKINPGDVIVIRYEGPVGGPGMREMLAPTSAIIGAGLGDSVGLITDGRFSGGTYGMVVGHVAPEAAVGGTIALVEEGDSITIDAHQRLLQLNVSEEELAARRAKWQPPAPRYTRGVLAKYAKLVSSSSLGAVTDRFV; encoded by the coding sequence ATGGCAGAAAACTGGCGCAGTCGCATCATCACAGAAGGCATTCAACGCACCCCCAACCGTGCGATGTTGCGAGCCGTTGGCTTTAGGGATGAGGATTTCAACAAGCCCATTGTTGGGGTGGCCAGTGCCCACAGTACGATTACCCCTTGCAATATGGGGATTGCCGCCCTTGCCAGTCGCGCCGAAGCAGGCATTCGGGCAGCGGGGGGGATGCCGCAGTTGTTTGGCACAATTACGGTCAGCGATGGGATTTCCATGGGCACGGAGGGGATGAAATACTCCTTGGTCTCGCGGGATGTGATTGCTGATTCGATTGAGACCGCCTGTAATGCCCAAAGTATGGATGGGGTGCTGGCGATCGGTGGCTGCGACAAAAATATGCCCGGCGCGATGATTGCCATGGCACGGATGAACATTCCCGCCATTTTTGTCTATGGGGGCACGATTAAGCCTGGTCATTGGCAGGGTCAAGACCTTACGGTTGTTAGCGCCTTTGAAGCGGTGGGTCAGTTTAGTGCCGGCAAAATGGATGAGGCGACGCTCCATGCCATCGAGCACCATGCTTGTCCGGGGGCGGGTTCCTGTGGTGGCATGTTTACCGCAAACACCATGTCCTCAGCTTTTGAAGCCATGGGCATGAGCCTGATGTACTCCTCAACAATGACGGCAGAGGATGCTGAAAAGGCTGACAATACAGAGCTAGCGGGCAAGGTGCTGGTGGAGGCGATTCGCAAGAATATTCGACCGCGCGATATTATCACCCGCAAATCCATTGAAAATGCCCTCAGTGTGATTATGGCGATCGGTGGCTCGACGAATGCCGTGCTGCACTTTCTGGCGATCGCCCACAGTGCCGAGGTACCTCTCACCATTGATGACTTTGAAACCATTCGCCAACGGGTGCCCGTTCTCTGCGACCTCAAGCCCTCCGGTAAATACGTCACCGCCGATCTACATCAGGCAGGGGGTATTCCCCAAGTGATGAAAATACTCCTCAATGCCGGCTTGCTCCACGGGGATTGCCTGACAATTACGGGGGAAACCATTGCCGAGCGGCTGCGGGATGTGCCCGATACCCCTGACCCCAAGCAAGATGTGATTCGTCCTTTCGATCAGCCCTTGTATGCCACGGGTCACCTGACCATTCTCAAGGGCAATTTAGCCAGTGAGGGGGCTGTGGCCAAAATCTCCGGGGTGAAAAATCCCCAAATTACTGGGCCGGCTCGCGTCTTTGACTCCGAGGAAGCCTGTCTTGATGCCATTCTTGCCGGCAAGATCAATCCCGGCGATGTCATTGTCATTCGCTATGAAGGCCCTGTGGGTGGTCCGGGGATGCGGGAAATGCTGGCTCCCACCTCTGCTATTATTGGTGCCGGTTTAGGGGATAGCGTCGGCCTCATTACCGATGGTCGCTTCTCTGGTGGGACCTATGGCATGGTCGTGGGTCACGTGGCTCCGGAGGCGGCGGTGGGTGGGACAATCGCCCTTGTGGAGGAGGGAGACTCGATCACCATTGATGCCCACCAGCGGCTGCTGCAACTGAATGTCAGTGAGGAAGAATTGGCGGCGCGGCGGGCTAAATGGCAGCCCCCTGCTCCCCGCTATACCCGTGGGGTATTGGCCAAATATGCCAAATTGGTGTCTTCTAGTAGCCTTGGGGCGGTGACTGATCGCTTTGTCTAG
- a CDS encoding cobalt-precorrin-6A reductase: protein MRGAIWLIGGTHESRWIADLILCQGFPCWVSVTTPAASELYAAHPLLTCHVERLTPDRVRQLIQQHAIQGIVDASHPFAVDISALAIEISQELGLPYLRFERPDLPQAAGIYTDVATLLQGKLLVGERVLLTLGVKLLAAFAPLQRQATLFARILPTVTALEAALAAGFDRQRLIAIFPPVSLELERALWQQWQITTVVTKASGTESEQIKQTLARELGVKLITLQRPPMIYPRQTRDLAGIEAFLQELAGSRQSDQSPPQGY from the coding sequence GTGAGGGGGGCGATTTGGCTGATTGGCGGCACCCATGAGAGTCGCTGGATTGCTGATTTAATCCTATGCCAAGGGTTTCCTTGCTGGGTGAGCGTAACCACACCAGCCGCCTCTGAGCTTTATGCAGCCCATCCCTTGCTCACGTGCCATGTGGAGCGCCTGACTCCTGACCGCGTCCGCCAGTTAATTCAGCAACACGCCATTCAAGGGATTGTGGATGCCTCCCACCCCTTTGCAGTTGACATTTCTGCCCTTGCCATTGAGATCAGTCAAGAACTGGGGCTGCCTTACCTGCGGTTTGAACGCCCAGATTTGCCCCAAGCAGCGGGTATCTATACAGATGTAGCGACGCTGCTGCAAGGTAAGCTCTTGGTGGGTGAGCGGGTGTTGTTAACCTTGGGGGTAAAACTGTTGGCGGCCTTTGCCCCTCTCCAGCGTCAAGCAACGCTCTTTGCACGGATTTTGCCCACAGTCACTGCCTTGGAAGCTGCCCTAGCGGCGGGGTTCGATCGCCAGCGCTTAATTGCCATTTTCCCACCCGTGTCCCTCGAGCTAGAGCGTGCCCTCTGGCAACAGTGGCAGATTACAACGGTGGTCACCAAGGCCTCAGGCACCGAGAGTGAGCAGATCAAGCAGACCCTTGCCCGTGAGCTGGGGGTGAAGCTGATTACGCTGCAACGCCCGCCTATGATTTATCCACGCCAAACGAGGGATCTCGCTGGTATCGAGGCCTTTTTACAGGAATTAGCCGGCTCTAGACAAAGCGATCAGTCACCGCCCCAAGGCTACTAG
- a CDS encoding aldo/keto reductase — protein MQTRLLGRTEIQITPLILGTWQAGKRWWVSIEDEESIRTIRTAVEAGMTTIDTAEVYGDGHSERIVAAAVGNLRDRCVYATKVFANHLRYKDVIAACERSLRNLNTDYIDLYQIHWPAGSFGSEIVPIAETMQAMVELKVAGKIRAIGVSNFSRAQLAEAMQYGRIDSIQPPYSLFWRWAETELIPFCIEHEITVLAYSSLAQGLLTGRFGPGHQFDPEDNRAKNQLFQGETYARALEAIELMKPIATSLGTTVGNLALAWLLHQPQTCAIVGARHPEQVLENIKAADLHLDESILAMLDEISQPVIATLDLENPVMWKW, from the coding sequence ATGCAAACTCGTCTCCTCGGCCGCACAGAAATTCAAATCACACCGCTGATTCTTGGCACTTGGCAAGCGGGCAAACGTTGGTGGGTCAGTATTGAAGATGAGGAGTCCATTCGCACGATTCGTACCGCTGTCGAAGCAGGGATGACCACCATTGATACGGCTGAGGTCTATGGGGATGGTCATTCAGAGCGGATTGTGGCTGCTGCTGTGGGCAACTTGCGCGATCGCTGTGTCTATGCGACGAAGGTCTTTGCCAATCACTTGCGCTACAAAGACGTGATTGCCGCCTGCGAGCGATCACTCCGCAACCTCAACACCGACTACATTGATCTCTACCAAATTCACTGGCCAGCCGGTTCCTTTGGCTCAGAAATCGTGCCCATTGCGGAAACCATGCAGGCAATGGTGGAGTTGAAAGTCGCCGGCAAAATCCGTGCCATTGGTGTCTCCAACTTCTCCCGTGCCCAACTGGCCGAAGCAATGCAGTACGGACGCATTGACAGTATCCAGCCCCCCTATTCCCTCTTTTGGCGCTGGGCAGAAACAGAATTAATTCCTTTTTGTATTGAGCATGAGATTACGGTTTTGGCCTACTCCTCCCTTGCCCAAGGGTTACTCACGGGTCGCTTTGGCCCCGGCCACCAGTTTGATCCTGAAGATAACCGTGCCAAAAACCAACTCTTTCAGGGGGAAACCTACGCCCGTGCCCTCGAAGCCATTGAGTTGATGAAACCCATTGCCACCAGCTTGGGCACAACGGTAGGGAATTTAGCCTTGGCGTGGCTACTCCATCAACCGCAAACCTGTGCCATTGTCGGTGCCCGCCATCCAGAGCAGGTGCTAGAAAATATCAAAGCGGCTGACCTCCACTTGGATGAGTCGATTTTGGCCATGCTCGATGAAATTAGCCAGCCGGTCATCGCCACCCTTGATCTGGAAAATCCAGTAATGTGGAAGTGGTAG
- a CDS encoding GGDEF domain-containing protein codes for MAEALREGVRRPRNFVARYGGEEFVIILPNTDIGGAELVARQLQEVIQGRYIVHEYSSVGCCVSLSFGVAVLIPRGSDSPLELFNAADQALYDAKRQGRNRVVVKPIVQSPTVPH; via the coding sequence GTGGCAGAGGCTTTGCGGGAGGGGGTACGCCGTCCCCGTAATTTTGTTGCCCGCTATGGCGGTGAAGAGTTTGTGATCATCTTGCCGAATACAGACATTGGCGGTGCGGAGTTGGTGGCGCGGCAGTTGCAGGAGGTTATTCAAGGGAGATACATTGTCCATGAATATTCTTCAGTGGGCTGTTGTGTGAGTCTGAGCTTTGGGGTAGCAGTTCTGATTCCGAGGGGCAGTGATTCTCCTTTAGAGCTTTTTAATGCAGCGGATCAGGCGCTTTATGATGCCAAACGCCAAGGGCGCAACCGCGTTGTCGTCAAACCCATTGTGCAGTCTCCCACCGTCCCTCACTAG